The Pirellulales bacterium nucleotide sequence TCCGGATGTTCGGGCGGTTTGTTCGCTTTGTGTGCTAAACCGCTAGCGGATGGTTTGCCGCGTGCAGGTTTGGCCGTTAAGCCGCTAGCGGAGGGCTGGCCGCCCTTTTGCTGCGATTCCGCCGCGTCGATTTCTTGATTGATGGAGTAAAGATAAGCCTCGTAATCGCCGCGGTAGTTCACCACCCGGCCGTCGCGCACTTCGACAATCGACGTGGCCACGCGCTTCAAGAAGTGCC carries:
- a CDS encoding ABC transporter ATP-binding protein encodes the protein HFLKRVATSIVEVRDGRVVNYRGDYEAYLYSINQEIDAAESQQKGGQPSASGLTAKPARGKPSASGLAHKANKPPEHPDRPPHRNDRQQRKEIAVLEKTISRLEAQKKSVHDQLMTATDPAEALRLHHEFTTVSGELETAEQRWLQLQEK